The window gtcccgGACACTGCCATGCTGCATGATAGCCGTCATTCCGTCAGTGAAGGCTGAATGTCACATGTCCACACGCTGGCCTCCCCTGCTCTCTGGGACTGatggccctgtgtgtgtgtgtgtgtgtgtgtgactgatggtgctgctctgtgtgtgtgtgtgtgtgtgaagggatgGTGAATCGGGAGGtgctggagcaggtggagcgcGGGTACCGGATGCCCTGCCCCCAGGGCTGCCCCGAGTCCCTCCACGACATGATGCGCCACTGCTGGAAGAAGGAGGCGGACGAGCGGCCCACCTTCGAGTACATCCAGTCCTTCCTGGAAGACTACTTCACGGCCACGGAGCCGCAGTACCAGCCCGGAGACAACCTGTAGGCCCGGATCAGGACCGGAGCCCTGAACCAGGGgaacacaccaccacacactcTGCCTTCAGCGGGACTCGTGTGAGCCGGCCACAACACTGTGATCAAccagagagaggtggagagtcCAGCTCCTCGCACATGCACACCTTGTTTCTTTAAGTATTGATTCCTCGACAGTTTCTCCAGTGATTTTTGCGTCCCAGCAGGAGTCTTTACTGTCGGTCGTTCTGTGTTCGAGTGAGGTCTGGACGGGGAGGTTGCTGAGTGTGTTTTGGAGTGACCAAGGTCTTGTGGGTAGGATGAAGAGTGTGTGATCTGAGTGAGGACCATGGGAGGCTGCTGGACGCCGCCGACATGTCTGGATAAGAAAAGTATTTCTGGCAGGTAGATGATTGAGGAATACAGTTCTTTTTGTATGGATCTTTGTAGCTCTCTTAAGTGTTTTGATGCTTTTAGTTTGTTCTCTTTAAATCAGAGACTTAAAATcttacagacattttcattttttcctcgTTTCACACTTTATGTTTGATAATGGACATTTCATTGTGAGGCTTAACATTTGTTTCGCAGCTCAGATCACTGCAGAAtgatcttttatttcacacagattgatggatggatggatggatggatgatattttatgattggatggatgatggatgactgGATAAAGAATGGATGGTGGATGCATGGCGGATGCTCTGTGGCGTGAGGCTCTGGAAGCAGCTGTACAGATGTTtgaaagagcagctggtctGGTTGCTCAGAGACCAGATGGATTCTCAGGACATGCCTATGGTGGCCCGGAAGGGCCACAGTCACAACACTACAGCAGAAGACCCAGCACTACAGCAAAAAGacacacagtcagtcagtctgtctcagtctgtctcagtcagtcagtctgtctcagtctgtctcagtctgtctcagtctgtctcagtcagtcagtctgtctcagtctgtctcagtcagtcagtctgtctcagtctgtctcagtctgtctcagtctgtctcagtcagtcagtctgtctcagtctgtctcagtcagtcagtctgtctcagtctgtctcagtctgtctcagtctgtctcagtctgtctcagtcagtcagtctgtctcagtctgtctcagtctgtctcagtctgtctcagtctgtctcagtctgtctcagtcagtctgtctcagtctgtctcagtctgtctcagtcagtcagtctgtctcagtctgtctcagtcagtctgtctcagtcagtctgtctcagtctgtctcagtctgtctcagtctgtctcagtctgtctcagtctgtctcagtctgtctcagtctgtctcagtctgtctcagtctgtctcagtcagtcagtctgtctcagtctgtctcagtcagtCGATCGGGCCTTCAGTTTGTCTGCCTTTCGGCTGTAGACCTGGATCTCAGATCTGGAGTGGATTCGGTTCCTCAGGAGCCTCCATGCAGCTCAGACCAGGACTGGTGGTGTTCCAGCTCCGGACCGGTCTGCAGACCGTCATGAATGGACATGCAGAGCGTTCATCATCGGGTGCGGTTCCTCTCAGACTCTTTCACAGTGCTGTCAGTTTCCCTGAATGCGCGGCTTTGTAAAAGGAAGACGGAAGATGTCGGTACAGCTGACATGTAGAGACCCACTAATGTCCAGAGTGTTTTTTAACGAGGACAACCTGACATGAAGCTAATCTGACTTTCAAAACCTCAtgtgtgtttcctttttcctgcttcatttctgttgtttggcTAGATGATGGGTTTGTTGGTGGTAGAGCGTCTGCTGTGTTGTGGAGGATGTGAGGTACGATCAGGACGCTGCTCCATAAACCGTCTGTCCATGAACCACAGCGAGAGAACGTCTCACCGGACTGTGTTATGGACAGTTGGACATGAGTCGGTATGAAAGCTACAGAGATGACACTTTTCTCaatgttctttttatttcagttaatcGCTTTCACAACATTGTGTGGTTGTTCCTGACACTCAGGACTGGAATTATCGAGGTTATGAATGATGACGTGGTAACTAATATGATTTTGTAcagcaagaaaataaaattttaactttacactttactgtttgtttctttcaactaGAATATTCTTGAAAACTGACTCAAAATGTTCAACACCGACGAATAAAAGTGCTTTTCATTCTTGTTCACCCTGCTCTGTCCACCGAGAAAGTGCTGGCGATGCAGAAGACGGTGGCGGTCTACTCGTCCTCTGACctgcagagaagacagctggtcTCAGAACGACGCTCCGCCAAGAAGGCTTGAAGTGGTTCTGCCACgatttccacacacacagagtgtgtgtgtgtgtgtgtgtgtgtgtgtgtgtgtgtgtgtgtgtgtgtgtgtgtcacctggcCGTCTCCTTGTACTGCAGCAGAGCGTCCTGCAccagctgctggatgaaggcGGGGTGTAGCGGCTGCAGCTGGCCGGGCAGGGTGAGGCTGAGCGGGGAGTTCAGGATGTTCAGCTCCACCCTGCGGTCAGCAGGCTCCTCCCCTTCGTCCTGGCCGTCCAGCGCCACCTGCAGTGGATGGATCAGCGCCACACCGTCACTGCTGTCCTCTGACACGAGGGCGTGGCGTGGCCGGTGTTGTGGAGACTGGAGCTCCGCAGTGATCCGACAGAAGTGGCGGCGCTGCTCCTCACCTTGGTGACGGTGAAGATGTTCTGGGGAGCGCCGCCGTCGCTCACGGCCCGGCCCAGCCAGCTCAGCTCGGACGCCACGGCGCTCAGCCAGCCCACCGTGTCGTCGGCGTGCCGCCGGACGATGGACAGGACTTCCTGGTACTGGTCTCTggagacctccagcagctgggaagcctcctccagctccacgtGCAGCTCCTGAACACTGGGACACTCtgcgaggaggagcggcgtgaGTCGGCGGGCGGAGCGCCGCGACCTGCCTGGGCGGAGGAGCCTCACCTGTGAGCAGCGTTCCCTGACAGGCCCGGCACTGCGTCTGCAGCCGCCAGCACTCCGACGTCTGCCTCCGCAGGCTCCTGCACAGCTGCCGGTCCTGCAGGACCTGCGGagcgctctccctctctgcagcaAAACAAGGCGGTTATGGGAGGAAGCGCTGCTGTGGACGCCATGTTGTACACTGAACCTTCACCTCACAGAAATATTCCTCCAAAATCAGCTGATTCCTCATAACTCAGGTGGTAGAGTGTATTTTTTGTACAAAAAAGAACcttatttcacaaaaaaaaacaaaacacgttAATGTAGAAGCTGTTTCAGAACATGCGGGCCTCTGGTTTTATCGTCCTTCATTAGTCAATATTTTAAGGAGCTAGAATTTCATATTTCAGCCAAAAGAAGACGGCTGTGAAGAAGAATCAGCCTCCTCAGACTTCCCTCCCCTGTGAAGCTGTGAGTCCTGCATGGTTCCTGGTGAGGACGAGATGCCGGGtgtctctgtctcagtgtcCTTCAGCAGGACTAACCTTTGtcgtcctgctgctccgccgccTGCTGGAGGTCGTCGAACACCCGGGTCACCACTGCTCCGAACTCCTCCACCACGCTCTTCCCAAAGTCAAAGAAGGActccagcacctcctccagGCCCACCCCCTGCATGAAACCCGAGTCCCGGGCGGGGTCCAGCGGGTCTAAGGTGGGCGGTGCCGCCGGGGCCCGGGTCTGGTTCAGGAAGGCTGTCTGGAGAGCCCGGTCCAGcctgctgctcatcctggaCACCAGGCCGGCGCTGCGCTCCACCAGCCAGCTCACCCTCCGGAGCAGGCGGTTGAAGGAGTCCTCGATGCGGTCCACGTCCAGGTCTGTGCTGTCGAGCCCCTGATTCACCAGGATGTCCCCCGACTCTGCGGCCAGCTGGCGGGAGCTGAAGCGTTCGGAGATCCTCTGGAAGAAAGCTCCCACCTGCAAGTCCAGAACAGAGTTCACCTGGAGTCCAGGAACCAGCAGCAGGGTTCAACATGCGGCCCCTGGACGCCTGGACGGTCGTACCCGGTCCGCGGGGTGAGCTTATcagatttctaaaaaaaaacaaagtcagttAAAGTAGCTGCAGTTCCTGAAGTGTCCACTAGGAGCTGCATCGTGTTCATGGAAAGCTGAAACCAATCCGTCTGTTCGTCCCCTCGTTACCAGACGGCCACACTGGGATGCTctggggagctgatgggggtccaAGGTCGTCTCGGGCCACAGTGCTGATACGTCCGCTGTCAGTTCCCAGGCGAcctccgtctgtctgcaggGCGCCGGCGGCAGCTCCTCTTACCTTGGCGTGGAAAGCGGcgaagcggcggcggcaggcggAGGTGTAGAAGCTCTTGCAGGCGTCCTCCAGACAGGGTCTGCACTGCTCCCACTCAGCCTGCAGGGAGTGTTTGCaggcctcctccgcctcctgcagcttctccgtCACGTCCCTGGCCAgctgtgctgccccctgctgacacGGAGGACTCCCGTTAGCGTCCCCCAGTCCTTCAGCCGAGCgtcctgtgtgctgctggacctTCTTCTTGTCGCCGCTGTGTCTCAGAGACTTCATGAGGTGCTGGTGCTTCTGCTGGTTTAGCAGCATGGCCTCCTTCATCTGCTTCACCCCGTACAGCGCTCTCTTCACCTCCTCATCCACCAGCTTCTCTCCGTCCGCCGACAGCTCTGACGGCCAGCGGACAGAAAGAGAGTTTATtgttgaaaatgactgaaataacCGATAGGATGTGAGGAGCAGCGCTAGGACTGTTAGCAGACTCGTGTGGCCTTTCTCCATGGAGTCAGCATGTTCTTCCGGTGCCTGTGTGGCACTCCGGTTTTCGCCCATGCCCGGAGGGGAGACTGTCTGTCGACATGCTGATGGACAGGTGAACCCGACTCACTTTTCAAGATGTCCTCTGGGACGCTGTCTGGTggatctgcagcagctgagtggAGGACGGTCAGAGTAGCCAGCAGAACAGTCCAGCCCAGCAGGAGCTTCATGATGTCCCAGTCAGAGAGCGGTGGACACACTGAGGGGAGGGACAACACGAGGGACACACTGAGGGGAGGGACAACACCAGCACTCGTCAACAGGTGAAGCCAGTTTAAAGATGTCCAGCTCAAACTGACTCTGAAAACCCGTCTGTCATTAGTGTTATCAAACTTTCAGAACACGTTTCTCAAACAGGTTATTGTGACGACACAGCAGAAGATCAGTTCACGAGCTCCAAGAACGCAGAGCAGaagaacatttcaaatgtgGACGTATAGGATTAATGTTTGATGGCATTGTTACAGACTTGAGGAGTAGTGGACTgcacctttttgttttcacagtaCTGCAACATGAACACGAGCTCAAAGCGTTTACAGCATGGACCTGGCCTGTTCCGCACAGTCGCTACAGACCTGGGGCCTCACCTATAGAGCCTGCGGCGCACAAaactctcccgcctcactcccccccgccccaacccaacactcatacccactcactcatactgacacacacgcatgcacacacgcatcaaacacacacacacactcacattccaacacactcacacactctcacgcacacgctaacaagcacgcacacacacacacacacacacacacacacacacacagtccatcctaccccaaacacactcacattcccgcgtcatccaactgtcacatcctgtgggagacacccccggaaggcaagggaacaccaaaccccacatccaggaccccccgccacccacaactgccgcccccacccccccaccccaccgccgcagacagatatgcaccccccagagccagcagccccccaaaccacagccgctccaaaccccaggcctgtggggaaaacaacagccccccccccccccccccgccccaccccccaccagaaggaatccggaaacgggggcgcagaagaccccattgccctccctccccccctccgtctcgtgagtgttgatggagtatatgttgtttgcgattaaaatttgagggtcagtaaccacaccgtgccacgagtgaggccaaacgagcagtctcatctacctgaacagccccccccccctgacacagcgcgccaagaccccccgacgtgtgtgtttgtatgtatttggtcgtgttagatgactaagtgcaattaagactgagaggcgagccactgaagcgtgcagtgattggggccacttagatggtgatgagctccagaacctggtctctggtctgtgatgagctccagaacctggtctctggtctgtgatgagctccggaacctggtctctggtctgtgatgagctccggaacctggtctctggtctgtgatgagctccggAACCTGGTcactggtctgtgatgagctccagaacctggtctctggtctgtgatgagctccagaacctggtctctggtctgtgatgagctctggaacctggtctctggtctgtgatgagctctggaacctggtctctggtctgtgatgagctccagaacctggtctctggtctgtgatgagctccagaacctggtctctggtctatgatgagctccagaacctggtctctggtctgtgatgaggtCTCGAACCTGGTCCAGCTGCTGGTATATACAGTAAATGCTGTCGGCTGACTCGCAGTGCGAGTGTGTGCAGCCCCTGCAGAGGAAGGTTTTTGCCGACACGTCCTCTCTTTCCACCTCCCTGCAGCTTGAGTACGTCTCCCTGGCAGATCATGTGTCAGAGAGAAATGTTTAAAACCTGCGTTCATGAGCAGATCATCTGCAATCAGAAAAACCACCGTGTTGGCAGGATCTTCTAACCTTCCAAAGAGCTGTCCGAAGAGCAGTTACACAAGTTGGGATTCACCCTAAATAAGGATGGGCTCAGTAAACCTGTTATGACAGCGCCAAGCTGCAAACAAAACCATCTCCtttctattttcatttccaGTCAACATCATGCGataaagtaagtaagtaaaatttatttatatagcgcttttcacaaATCAGCTGTCACAAAGTGCTCCACAGTGGTAAAGAATTCTATAAAGATCAGAAATATAAGCATAAACTGGaataaaaatgactttaaataGGCTCAAACTGCTGAATCCGGccttctgttgctgctctgaaaCTCTGGCGTCGCTCGTTTTTTCTGTATTAAAGGAATTCAAAGCACCTCTATCTTCTGTTAAAAGAGACAGACTCACCAGCAGACTGAGGCagcgtcctcacacacactgatctgcaCTTCCCTGCCTTTCTATATGTGCTCTTTCCACTTTAGCTTGATCCTATTAGTGACTTTACGCCCATTAATCCAGCGCAGGAACAGTTCAGCCATGAACTCTCTCATCATTACAAAGAACACAACCTTTATGTAAAACACAGAAGACAGGAAGAAGGTTTACGGTGCAGcaaactgcagctgcaaaaTTATTGGTTTCTTCTCATGAGTCCATATTTCCTTTTGAGTTTCAGAAACTTTaggagttttttgttttgttttttttccccagagatCCACATTTTCTACCCTAATTGCTTTTGCCTGACCGTCTCCCTCTGAGTGATGGAGCGAGGCCAGAAGGCAGGCCTCCAAAGCCCAGCCACATGAACTCCAGAGTTCCCGGCCTTCGTAGAATGGTATTTCTAATAATTATGGCAGAAATGATCTATCAGCTTAAATATAATAAAGAATAATGTCTTTAAATATTCTCTTTATGTGTAGTATCTGAGACAATGAAAGGTAAAGCcaagcttttcctttttattcacatttttaacaGCATTACCAAGAAAAGTGTTCATTATTTACCACAATCCCATCAACATCattaaacatttgaaacaaaataaagttcATAAAATGATGCTTGCATCAGGTGAAgtcattcaattcaatttaaaaaaacctcaaaattagtctgaatgtaaaaaaaaaaagaaaatcaggaGGCAATGGAAGGCACACAGAGCAGCATTCAcagaacaaaagagaaagagtgaaaagacCTCAGTAAAGTGCAGTGGGTTAAAAATAGTAAAGGAACAAGGGTGAAAGAGCATCTCTAAGAGCTGTgcttaaaaaaactgtttcaaagATGACTAATGTGTTAATGGCTTTTATGGTCATACAGGTTTTTaaagaagtttgtttttataaatgagGTGTTTTACTGTACTGTAGTTATTGATCAATAAGAGCTTTTCCTGTTCAGTACATGATCTTTAAGgaaatgttttgtcttgtttggaACTGAAattgattttgtctttttttttctgcagcccTTCTCTACATTGAAAACGACTCCAGGCAGTTTGCTGGCGCTCTCTCATGCAGGAAGTTGATCATTCACTGTACTTTCTTTGACTTGGAGCTGAAAGGAGAGCACATTAGTGGCCAGCTGGTTGTGCTGAAGCTGAGCCAGACTGATAAGCTGCTGTAATCATGCAGGTTGCCGTCCTCCACACCTCCACTCCTCTGCGTCACATCAGGGTTCAGTACTGCTCCTCTGTGGAGGAGAACCTCCTTCTGCTCACAGTGGACAATGTGGGACCGTTTTGTTCCCTTGACTTTTAGAATGTTAATTTATACCAGAAAGATAAAGATGCATTTGATTATTATTCACTCAGTAACTGGCTGCTATACAAACACCACACTGCTCTGTCCATGAAGGAAGAGCTGAAGACGAAGAAAACACACGTTTTACACCTGTTTGTTGGTAAAAACAGACACAGCTGTTCATTGATGttgtttgatgaaaatcagaatTTGAACATGATTGATATAGAGGAAACGTGATTGTGATTTGTCAATTGGATCTTTTCTGGCCCCTCAATATGTCAGGTTTTTTTATGCTTCTCACTGGGGCTGTCCGGGCCTCCAGCGGAGACATCTCCCCACCGACTACAGCAGGTTGGACCAGTCGGTGTCCGGCTGACTTCAACGTTCAGACAGCTGCCAGCGACAGGAGGCGCCGTGGAATCACTGAGGAGGAGCGGTCCTCAGTCAAGCTCTCTTGATAAGCTTTACTCACTACTGAACTCATTTCAGAGAAATGAAGCCACGTAGATTGACAATATGTGTTGATCATACAGAAAatagatggatttttttcttcccctttttcATATATACATGAGTATAAAATACATTGTTTGAGACATGAACAATGTGTGTCATACATGATCCTGGACACAGTTCAATAGATTCatttatgaatgaatttatttcgaatgaatgaatttattttttgaacatatataaagtgaagaaagaaaaaagataaaaaaagaaagttaatgcaaatcaaagaaaaagaaaaaaacaacataacagcatagttcgaaaaaaggagtaggaagaagtagaAACTTTTTAGAGATTTAGAGATTTACatgatgtttacatttttaccaaccaatgtaacatcttgaagccctctgaggcaactgttgttgtgatactgggctatacaaaaataaattgattgattgattgattgacatgaTTTGCCGTGAGATGAGTTAACAGACACGTACCACAGCTACACACGCAGCCAGCATCATAAACACACATGAGGCatcaaccaaacacacacagcaacaacatg of the Salarias fasciatus chromosome 18, fSalaFa1.1, whole genome shotgun sequence genome contains:
- the LOC115406152 gene encoding clusterin-like protein 1, encoding MSPLNTELLSADGEKLVDEEVKRALYGVKQMKEAMLLNQQKHQHLMKSLRHSGDKKKGAAQLARDVTEKLQEAEEACKHSLQAEWEQCRPCLEDACKSFYTSACRRRFAAFHAKVGAFFQRISERFSSRQLAAESGDILVNQGLDSTDLDVDRIEDSFNRLLRRVSWLVERSAGLVSRMSSRLDRALQTAFLNQTRAPAAPPTLDPLDPARDSGFMQGVGLEEVLESFFDFGKSVVEEFGAVVTRVFDDLQQAAEQQDDKERESAPQVLQDRQLCRSLRRQTSECWRLQTQCRACQGTLLTECPSVQELHVELEEASQLLEVSRDQYQEVLSIVRRHADDTVGWLSAVASELSWLGRAVSDGGAPQNIFTVTKVALDGQDEGEEPADRRVELNILNSPLSLTLPGQLQPLHPAFIQQLVQDALLQYKETARSEDE